The DNA sequence CCGGCAAGTTCGACTTCGTGGTCACCTCCGTGACCGTGACCAGGGAGCGGGCCGAGCAGTACGCCTTCACCGTGCCGATCGCCGAGGCCACGGTCGCTCTGGTCAAGCGCAAGGGCGACACCTCCATCACCAAGCCGGAGGACATCGCCGGCAAGGCGGTGGGCTCCCAGACCGCGTCAGCCCAGCTCAAGGCGCTCCAGGCCTTCGACGAGAAGCTCCGCGGCGCCGGCGCGGGGGTGGACGGGATCACGGAGTATGTCAGCTTCGACGAGGCCTATGCCGACCTCGCCGCCGGCCGGATCGACGCCGTGTCGCAGGCGCTGTCCAACTTGGCCCCGCTGGTCAAGGCGCGCGGCGACATGTTCGAGATCGTCGGGCCGACCATCGGCCCCAAGACCTATTACGCTTGGGCCGGCCGCAAGGACCCCGCCAGCGCCTCCCTCGTGAAGCTGTTCAGCGACGGCATCGCAAAGGCCAATGCTTCCGGCAAGATGGCGGAGCTTCAGATGAAGTGGTTCGGCTTCACCATGGAGGTGCCGGCCGACGCGGTGCCCGAGCCGACGATGTGATCAGGCGCCGCGCGCACCCGGGGAACCCCTGATGTTCGATCCCGCCGTCATCGTTCCGTACCTGCCGACCCTGGCCGAGGGCGCCGGGATCACCTTCGCGGTGTCGATCCTGGCGATCCTGCTCGGCATCCCCTGCGGGCTGGCCCTGTGCTTCCTGCGGCAGAGCCGGAGGCGGGGGACGGCGACGGCGGCCGCCGTCTATATCAGCTTCTTCCGGGGCACGCCGCTGCTGGTGCAGCTCCTGGTCTTCTTCTACATCCCCCCGGCCTATGGGATCGAACTGCCGGCCTACCTGACGGCCGTCGCGGTGCTGACCATGAACACCACGGCGTTCCAGGCGGAGATCTTTCGCGGCGGGCTCCAGGCGATCCCGCGCGGACAGGTCGAGGCCGCGCGGATGCTGGGCTTCACCCACGGACAGGTCCGCCGCCGGGTGCTGGTGCCGCAGATGCTGCGCGTCACGCTTCCGGCCCTGACCAACGAGGCGATCGACATCCTGAAGAGCTCCTCCCTGGTATCGGTGATCGCCGTGTCCGAACTGCTGCGGCGCGGGCGGCAGGTCGCCGCCGCCACGTACCACCCGCTGGAGGCCTACGCGGCGACGGCGCTGATGTACCTGCTGCTGGTCTCCCTCATCGCCTATGCCGGACGCCGTGCCGGCCGGCGGCTCAGCCTGTCCCGATGACGCCCATGCCCGACCAGTCCGTCACCCTGCGCTACGCCGAACGGTTCCTCGACGGCTTCCTGACCACGGCGTGGATCTGTGGAGTCTCCATCTGCGCCGCCGTGGCTCTGGGGCTGGCGCTGTTCCTGGTGCGCCGCCTGCCCTTCGCGCCGGCCCGCTGGTTCTACGACGGCTATGTCGGGCTGCTGCGGGGCACGCCGTTCCTGATCCAGGTGTTCCTGCTGTATTACGGCGGCCCCAGCCTAGGCATCCGGCTGTCCGCCACGACGACCGCGCTGATCGGCCTCAGCGTCTATGGCAGCGCCTATTTCGCGGAGATCTTCCGCGCCGGGTTCGAAGCCGTGCCGCGCGGCCAGGTCGAGGCCGCCCGGACGCTGGGGTTCGACCGGGGGCAGATCCTGCGCAACGTCGAGCTGCCCCAGATGGCGGCCCTGATCCTTCCGCCGTCGGTCAACCAGTGCATCATCCTGATCAAGGAATCGGCCGTGCTGTCCGTGATCACCGTGCCGGAGCTGACCACCGTCGCCACGCGGGTCGTCTCGGAAACCTTCAATTTCGCCGAGCCCTACCTGCTGCTGGCGCTGCTCTACTGGCTGCTGGTCGAGACGACGGCCCGGGGCGGCCGGTGGCTGGAACGCGCCACCGGCCGCCATCTGACAACCAGCAAAGGCCCGACCCCATGACCAAGACCCAGGGCGCCGCCGTCCTCGGGCTGCGCGGCGTGCGCAAGAGCTTCGGCGACCATATCGTGATCGACGGGATCGACCTGGACGTCCACCGCTCCGAGGTGATCTGCATCATCGGCCCGTCCGGATCGGGCAAGAGCACCCTGCTCCGCTGCATGAACTTCCTGGAGGAGTATGACGGCGGCGAGGTGGTCATCAACGGGCGTCTGCTGGGATATTCGCAGGACGCCGGGGGAAAGCGCGTGCGCGACCGCGACGTGGTCGTGGACGAGACACGGCGCGGCGTCGGCATGGTGTTCCAGCATTTCAACCTGTGGCCCCACATGACGGCGCTGGAGAACGTCACCGCCGCGCTGCGCCTGGTGAAGCAGATGCCGAAAGCCGCGGCCGACGCGCTCGGGGCGGAGATGCTGGCCAAGGTCGGCCTGTCCGACAAGGCCGGGCAGTACCCGGCCCGCCTGTCCGGCGGGCAGCAGCAGCGGGTCGCGATCGCCCGCGCGCTGGCGATGCAGCCCTCCATCATGCTGTTCGACGAGCCGACCTCGGCGCTCGATCCGGAACTGGTCGGCGAAGTGCTCCAGGTGATGCGCGGCCTCGCGGCGGAGGGCATGACCATGGTGGTCGTGACCCACGAGATGGGCTTCGCCGCCGAGGTCGCCGACCGGGTCGTGTTCATGGACGCCGGCCGCATCGTCGAGCAGGGGCCGCCCTCATCCCTGTTCGGAGCCCCCTCCCATCCCCGGCTGCGCCAGTTCCTGGAGACCTGGAGGCAGCGCAACGCAGGCTTCGCCACGCTCATGTCGGGCGCGGCGGACCAACATCTTCGAGAAGGAAACCAGATCCATGCCCGCTGAACAGCTCGTGACCATTCCCGCCCGCAAGGGCAAGGCCGCCTTCGTCGCCAAGGGGCAGCTGGTCAAGGTCGTCAACACCCACGGCGAGCAGGTGGTCGACACCTGGGCGTTCCGGCGCGACGACATGTCGGAATTCATGTCGAACGAGCATACCCGCGCCCACATGCTGAAGATCATCCCCAAGGTCGGCGACGCGCTGCTGACCAACCGGCGGCGCCCGATCCTGACGCTGGTGGAGGACACCTCCGGCGGCATCCACGACATGCTGATCGCCGCCTGCGACCGCTACCGGTACGAGATGCTGGGCTGCGAGGGCCACCACGACAACTGCACCGACAACCTGGCGTCGGGACTGTCCGAGCTGGGCCTGACCCCGCCGGAGACGCCGAGCCCGCTGAACCTGTTCATGAACATCCCCGTGGCCGCCGACGATACCCTGTCGTTCGAGGCGACGCCGGCCCCGGTCAAGGGCGGCTACGTGGTGCTTCGCGCCGAGATGGACCTGGTGATCGCGTTCTCCGCCTGCCCGCAGGACATCCTGCCGATCAACGGCACCGCCTGCTCGCCAACCGACGCGCATTTCGCCGTGTACGACGCCTGAACGGATGCCGGCCCGTGTCGAAACCTCTCAGCGTTCCGGACGGAGACGGTGTAGAAAAGACGCGGCTTCCGTTGCTGAAGGCGATATAACCTTGACCAGTGCGACACAGGATCACGAAGCGGACATGGCAGCGCCGGAAGTTCCGGCTCCCGATATCCGGATCGGAATCAAGCTGCGCCATGCCCGTCTCGTCAGGGGCCTGCGCATGAGCGACGTGGCGCGGCGGGTCGGCTGCTCGGAAAGCCTGATCTCGAAGCTGGAGCACGACAAGGCGAAGCCATCCTTCGTCATGCTTCACAAGCTGGTGGTGGCGCTGGAGACCAACGTCGCCTATCTGTTCGCCGATGCCGACGATTCCGCCGGCCCGGTGGCACGGGCCGGCGAGCGTCCCGTCATCACCACCGATCCGCTCCGCAACGCCCACGGCATCCGCCTGGAACGGCTGATACCCTATGCGGAGGGCCACCTGCTCCAAGCGAACATCCATATCATCGACCCGGGCAGCGGCAGCGACGGCGAGATCGAGCACGACGGGGAGGAGGTCGGCTATATCCTGGAAGGCGCGCTTGAGCTGACCATCGGCGGACAGATTCACAGCCTGTCGGCTGGCGACTCCTTCGCTTTCCGCTCCGAGCTGAAGCATGGCTACCGCAACCCCGGGGACAGGATGACCCGGGTGCTCTGGGTGAATACGCCACCGACCTTCTAGAGTGGTTTCGCGATCAAATCGATCCGCCCCAGGGAAGCCGAACCGATGCGTTGCGCCATGGGCGCAACCTACGATCGGCGGTCCGCATCACCTCCGCCCTGCATCCAGCCGTAGGTTGCGCCCATGGCGCAACACCGTGCGGCGACTGGGACGGCCGACTGCGAGGACCGGAGCGGTTCAACCTGATCGGGGACTGCTCTAGAGCTGAGCCCGATCAGGCTCATCCGCCCAGGGCAGCCGGACCTGGCGCAAGGTCTATCTCAGTGATACCGGGCCGAGCACGGGGCATCTATCCCTCAGGTCGGAAGCCCACGATCCAGACCATCAGCGCCGCAAACCTTGTCCGGCGTCGAGGTTACTGGTGGCGGTACATGAACGGGCGATGCCTGCCCGCAAGGGGCGGCCGGGCAAGGTTCAGTTTCTCCGCCCCTCGCCCGGCACTCCCTGGCATGCTCCTTAGCCAATCAGGAAGTTTGCCTCGCTCAAGTCACTGGTCTGAAGGCCGACGAACGTGATCGCGCCGACAGTGTCGCCGAGATTGAGAGAGATTCCGTAGGCCTGCTGACTCAGATTGGCCAGGGGATCGAAGTCCCCGCCGAAGCCGCTCAAATCGATGACATCCTGGCTCTTGTCAAAATCAAGGATCGCATCGGTGCCGGCGGTATCGGGACGAAAAATGAACCTGTCTGCTCCGCCGAGCCCGACAAGGAGGTCGTTCCCCTCCCCTCCTTCGATGGTGTCATTGGCGTTCCCACCGATGATCACGTCATTGCCGGCATCTCCGACCAGGATGTCCGGTGCGTGATTCTCCAGATCCAGATTGGCTACGGCCCTGATCAGGTCGTCACCTTCCCCACCGAAGATCGCGTCTGCCGCGACGTCGCCGCCGCGCAGATTGTCATTTCCGGTTTCGCCGAAAACGCGGTCGCCGTCTGGATCGTTCCAGACGACGACGTCGTCGCCCTCGCCGCCATACACGACATCGGCCCCGGCCATGCCGCCGACAATGTCGTTGCCGGCGCCGCCGAAGACCAAGTCGTTGCCGGCTCCCGTGGTGATGGTATCGCTGCCAACGTTGCCATCGATGGTGTCGTCGCCCTCGCCGCCGTCGATCGCGTCGTCGCCCTCAAGTCCGTTGATGAGGTCCGCTCCAGCGAGGCCCTGGATCATGTCGGCTTCAGGAGTGCCAACCAGGAAATCGTCTCCGTCGGTACCAATAAAATCAGGCATTCTATCGTCCTGTTACTTGTTAGGGAAAGCCACTCGCCTCTCTCGCAAGATGCTTGGCGTGGACGTGTCAAAGTATTGACACAAAAGAAATGGAGTCTGTCATGTGTGTCCGAGGGTTCAGACCTTGACCCGTAGGTCTGGCCTCTGACAATGGATCGAGTACTGCTTGCCTTGGGGCGCTGAACGGGTCCGAACGCGGTGAGCATCATGATGCGGGATTGGGTAGACGGACGCTGCAACGCGGGTCGGCGGCGTCAGGACCCAGCACCCGTCCTCTGCTTTCCTGGTTCTCGATCAGGCCGGGTCCCAGCTGGCCATGAGCGTCTTGAGGCCGTGTATGGCGAAGTTCGGCTGCCATGAAGGTTCGTCGGCATCATGCAGCCGCATGCCGGGTAGACGGCTGAGAATGCCGACGAATGCCTCCTGGCCCTCGATTTGGGTAAGCTGGGCGCCCAGGCAGAAGTGTATTCCACCCCCGAACGAGAGCGGCCTGTTGTTCGAGCGGCCAAAGTCGAGAAGATCAGGTTCACCGAACTTGGCGGGGTCGCGGTTCGCTGCCCCGACCAGGCACAGCACGACCTGACCCTCGGCAATGGTCGTTCCGGCGATGTCGGTGTCTTCGAGAGCGGTGCGGCCGACAAACTGCACCGGTGAGTCGTAACGCAGCAGTTCGGTCACAGCCGAGGGAATGAGGCTCGGATCCAGTTGTAGCCGCGCGAGCTGGCCCGGGTTGCGGTGGAGAGCCAGCAGGCCGTTGCCGATCAGGTTGCGTGTCGTCTCGTGGCCCGCGGCGAAGAGCAGCCAGACATTGGCCAGCAGCTCGTCGTCGGTCAACCCGCCTCCGTCCCCGACCTGCACCAGGGCGGTAATCAGATCGTCTTCGGGATCACGACGGCGTCGCTCGAAGAGATTTGTGAAATAGGCGCCCTGCTCCTCGAACATGGCATTGGCTTCGCGTAATTCCGACTCATTCATCGGAACCGGGTCGAGCATGCGGGTGCTTATCGTCGTTTCGTGGAAAAGCCGCGTGTCCTCCGCCGGAACTCCCAACATGTCGCATATCACGGTGACCGGCAGCACGTGAGCGAAGTCGCGGATCACATCCATGGTACCGCGGGGCACCAGCTGATCGAGCAGGTCGCCGACCAGGGTCCGGATGCGCTGCCGCATCAGTACCACCCGGCGGGCCGAAAAAGCTTCGGTAACCAGTCCGCGCAGGCGCGCATGGTTCGGCGGCTCCTGCATCAGCATGGTCATGGCCATCAAACGGAACGCCGTCTGGTCCATCATGCCGCGTCGGTAGATATTCTCGATGTGAGCCTCATACCGGCGTCCGAAGCGTCGATCCCTGAGGATCTCGGAGCAGACGTCGTAAGAGGTTGCGAGCCAGTAGTTGCCGGCGGGATCCCATAGCAGAGGGCTTTGCCGGCGTAGCCGGTGGTATGTCGGGTAAGGATCCCGGATGAAGTCCGGATCTCTCGGATTGAACAGGGGAAGCGGACGCTTCGCAACTTTATCGGCAACGTTATCGATCGTGAGGTCTTCCATCGTCTTGCTTCCTTGGAGTCTTCGGGAGGTTCGCCGCTGGGCTGTCCCATTGTTTTCGCAGGCTCGGACTGTCGGACTGAAAGAACCGGGCATCTCTCCGGGCGGAGTCGAGCCCCGGCCAGCCAGAGCGGTCCACGTAGCCTGCCGTTCCACGCGCTGCACTGTGTTGCGCCATGGGCGCAACCTACGGTTCGATGCAGGGCGGAGGTGATACGGGCAAGCGATCGTGGGTTGGGCCCGTGCCCGACGCATCGGTTCGGCTGCCCCGGGGCGAAGCGACCTGATCGGGCACAGCTCCGGAACGGTTTCGGTCAGTTCGGAGGCGCCTACCGCCGAGCCTTCAGGGAGCCGTCAGCCTCATGACGACGATATCGGTCTTCTCGTCGGGCCCGAATGGTCCCGGAACTTTCCGGCTGATGGGCGGCAGGCTGATCAGGTAGTCGGCGATGGCTCCGGCATCGGACTCGGTCAGGCCGGCGAAAGCGCGCCACGGCATGATCGGTGCCAGGATGCGTCCGTCGGGCCGGACCCCGGTCTTTATCGCGGTGACGATGTCATCCCGGGTCCAGTCGCCCAGCCCCGTTTCATGGTCGGGTGTCAGGTTGGATCCGACGAAGACACCCATGCCCGCGACCTCGAAACCTACGTCCGATCCGGCCAACCCATGGGATAGGTCGGGTTTCCCGAGAAAATAGCCTGGCGTGTGGCAGTCGTTGCATCCTGCCAGGTTCACCAGATACCGGCCCCGCTCGATCTGATCCGCCGAAGCCGGCTCGCGTGCCGGCAACGGCGCCTGGACATGTTTCTCGGCATGGCCTGCCGTTGCCGGGTGGAATATCCATACCGCCATCAGGGCACTTGCGGAAATGGCCAGCAGCAATGCCGGCATCCGCAGTGCTTCGTGCCGGCCTGTCGACCGGGTATGGGGTGCCTGTCCACCTGTCATGGTTCGATGCTCCTGTCCGTCTGACAATCACGACAATGCAGCGGGGACGCTGCAACGGTGTTTCGGGAAACAGGAGATGCGTTGCGTCTGTAACTTGCCCGATCGCGTCCCACGGAGTGGTGGAGGAGCACCCGTTCCGGGTCAGGCCCGCGGGGGAGCGCACCCGACCCGGCGCAAGGTCAGGATGCGGGGTGCGGAAAGCCTGAAAAACCGATCCGCTGAAGGAACTGCTCGCGCACCCGGTCCATCACGGCGAACGTCACCGCCGCGCCGTCGTCGGCCGGGTCCACATGTACCCTGAGCGGGCGCTTGCCGGGGACCGCTGCCACGATGCCGACCACCGCGCGACCGACCGAAGCCGGATCAGCATCTTCGGGCACCGCCGCGGCCAACGCTTGCTGTATGCGGTCTGCGAAACCGTCGCTCCAGGCGGCCGTGTAGGCATCGGCGACAGGCGCATCCTCCGGATGGCCCGCATTGGCAAAATGGTTAGTGCCCTTGGTGAACGCTCCCGGCACGATAATCGAAGTCTCGATGCCGAGGGGGGCCAGTTCCTTCGCGTAGCAGACCGCGAGCGCGTCCATCCCGGCCTTGGCTGCGAAATAGGGACCCAGCAGCGGCGGCACGCCGCCCGCGACGCTGCTGCTCGATATCCAGACCAGAAGGCCAGACTTGGCTGCCCGCATGTGGGGTAGTGCGGCGCGGTTTACCCGCTGCGTGCCCAGGACGTTGACATCATACTGCTGGGCGAGTTGTTCGGGCGTGAACGCCTCCAGCGGCCCGTACATCATGTGACCGGCGTTATGGACCAGCACATCGAGACGCCCGTGTTCATCAATGATGGCGCTTAGGGCGGAGACGACCGATCCTTCGTCCTGTACGTCGAGTTCGATCGAGCGCAGGTCGACCCTGTTCGCCTTGGCAAACGCGGCGTTGTCCGCAACCTTGTCGGCATTCCTTTGCGCCGTATCCCGCATCGAGGCGTAGGCCGTGTGCCCCGCTTGCGCGAGGTCGCGGGCGATCATCTGTCCGAAGCCGCTGGATGCGCCGGTGACGAGTGCGATGAGACTCAAGAGACTACTCCTTGAATTGGCCGTACCTGACGATGATGGGACGTATGACCGGCAGCCGACCCGCTGCAGCGATGCCCAGCTGCGATCTCCAGTACGTCCCGACCGGTTCCGGTCAGATCATGCCGCCGTTCACGCGCAGCACCTGCCCGTTGACCCAGGCGCCATCGGGACCGAGCAGGAACGAGACCGCGCCCGCGATGTCGCCGGGTTCGCCCAGGCGGCCGAGCGGGATCAGCTTCGCCGTACCCTCGATCTGCGCTTCGCTCTTGTCCGCAAGGAACAGCTTTGTCGCGGTCGGTCCCGGGGCGACCATGTTGACGGTAATGCCGCGCGGCGCCAGCTCCTTTACGAGCACGCGGCTCATCGCCTCGACGCCGGCCTTGGTCGCGCCATAGACGCCATATGTGGGTGGCGAGAGGCCGATGACGCTGGTCGAGAAGCTGACGATACGCCCGCCATCGCGTAGCCGCCTGCCGCCCTCGCGCAGGCAGTTGAATACGCCCTTCAGGTTGACAGCGATATGCCGATCGAACGTCTCGTCGTCGGTTTCGACTATCTTCGTCAGTTTCATGATACCGGCGTTGTTGACGATGGCATCGACCCCTCCGAACGCCTGTTCGGTCGCGTCGAAGAGCTGAGATACCTGCGCCGGGTCGCTGACGTCGGCCTTCACCGCGATGGCGTTGCCGCCCGCGGCCTGGACCTGTTGCGCCAGCTCGACAGCCGGCGCTTCGTTGCCCGAAAAGTTGATCGTGACTGCCCAGCCGTCCTGGGCAAGGCGCTCCGCGACAGCCGCGCCGATCCCCTGCGATGATCCGGTGACGATGACCGATCGTTCCGACGATGCCATGTGATGCTCCCGATTGATGAGGGTTCACACGGCAGAACGCGGGCCTCGCCGCTGTGTTTCTTGACTTCGTCCGAAGCGCAACCTCGCCGAAATTAATCGCGATTTGACCGAAGTCGGGAAGCGGATCGGTAGTCGCGCGGTGTCGAACCCACCTCTCGACCAAAGGCGCTGGAGAAAGACCCTGGACTCCTATAGCCGCACATATGCGCGATTTCGGCGATCGTCATGTCGCTGGTCTTCAACATCCGTTTTCCCGCCTCCAGGCGCAGCGTCGTCAGATAGGCGAAGGGCGTGACGCCCATATGCTCGCGGAAACGACGGACGAAATGGTGCACGCTGATGCACGCTTCGTTCGCGAGTTCGGCGAGGGTCAAGTCCTCCC is a window from the Skermanella sp. TT6 genome containing:
- a CDS encoding transporter substrate-binding domain-containing protein, with protein sequence MPLSQFVRLLKTAAVVFAAGAASSPAFADQLDDIRKKQEIVIGTEAQFPPFEYLEDGKIVGYASDLLQLVAADLPGVRLNQLDVPWPAILPGLSAGKFDFVVTSVTVTRERAEQYAFTVPIAEATVALVKRKGDTSITKPEDIAGKAVGSQTASAQLKALQAFDEKLRGAGAGVDGITEYVSFDEAYADLAAGRIDAVSQALSNLAPLVKARGDMFEIVGPTIGPKTYYAWAGRKDPASASLVKLFSDGIAKANASGKMAELQMKWFGFTMEVPADAVPEPTM
- a CDS encoding amino acid ABC transporter permease → MFDPAVIVPYLPTLAEGAGITFAVSILAILLGIPCGLALCFLRQSRRRGTATAAAVYISFFRGTPLLVQLLVFFYIPPAYGIELPAYLTAVAVLTMNTTAFQAEIFRGGLQAIPRGQVEAARMLGFTHGQVRRRVLVPQMLRVTLPALTNEAIDILKSSSLVSVIAVSELLRRGRQVAAATYHPLEAYAATALMYLLLVSLIAYAGRRAGRRLSLSR
- a CDS encoding amino acid ABC transporter permease, coding for MPDQSVTLRYAERFLDGFLTTAWICGVSICAAVALGLALFLVRRLPFAPARWFYDGYVGLLRGTPFLIQVFLLYYGGPSLGIRLSATTTALIGLSVYGSAYFAEIFRAGFEAVPRGQVEAARTLGFDRGQILRNVELPQMAALILPPSVNQCIILIKESAVLSVITVPELTTVATRVVSETFNFAEPYLLLALLYWLLVETTARGGRWLERATGRHLTTSKGPTP
- a CDS encoding amino acid ABC transporter ATP-binding protein gives rise to the protein MTKTQGAAVLGLRGVRKSFGDHIVIDGIDLDVHRSEVICIIGPSGSGKSTLLRCMNFLEEYDGGEVVINGRLLGYSQDAGGKRVRDRDVVVDETRRGVGMVFQHFNLWPHMTALENVTAALRLVKQMPKAAADALGAEMLAKVGLSDKAGQYPARLSGGQQQRVAIARALAMQPSIMLFDEPTSALDPELVGEVLQVMRGLAAEGMTMVVVTHEMGFAAEVADRVVFMDAGRIVEQGPPSSLFGAPSHPRLRQFLETWRQRNAGFATLMSGAADQHLREGNQIHAR
- a CDS encoding DUF1989 domain-containing protein, with the translated sequence MPAEQLVTIPARKGKAAFVAKGQLVKVVNTHGEQVVDTWAFRRDDMSEFMSNEHTRAHMLKIIPKVGDALLTNRRRPILTLVEDTSGGIHDMLIAACDRYRYEMLGCEGHHDNCTDNLASGLSELGLTPPETPSPLNLFMNIPVAADDTLSFEATPAPVKGGYVVLRAEMDLVIAFSACPQDILPINGTACSPTDAHFAVYDA
- a CDS encoding cupin domain-containing protein, which produces MAAPEVPAPDIRIGIKLRHARLVRGLRMSDVARRVGCSESLISKLEHDKAKPSFVMLHKLVVALETNVAYLFADADDSAGPVARAGERPVITTDPLRNAHGIRLERLIPYAEGHLLQANIHIIDPGSGSDGEIEHDGEEVGYILEGALELTIGGQIHSLSAGDSFAFRSELKHGYRNPGDRMTRVLWVNTPPTF
- a CDS encoding calcium-binding protein; this translates as MPDFIGTDGDDFLVGTPEADMIQGLAGADLINGLEGDDAIDGGEGDDTIDGNVGSDTITTGAGNDLVFGGAGNDIVGGMAGADVVYGGEGDDVVVWNDPDGDRVFGETGNDNLRGGDVAADAIFGGEGDDLIRAVANLDLENHAPDILVGDAGNDVIIGGNANDTIEGGEGNDLLVGLGGADRFIFRPDTAGTDAILDFDKSQDVIDLSGFGGDFDPLANLSQQAYGISLNLGDTVGAITFVGLQTSDLSEANFLIG
- a CDS encoding cytochrome P450 is translated as MEDLTIDNVADKVAKRPLPLFNPRDPDFIRDPYPTYHRLRRQSPLLWDPAGNYWLATSYDVCSEILRDRRFGRRYEAHIENIYRRGMMDQTAFRLMAMTMLMQEPPNHARLRGLVTEAFSARRVVLMRQRIRTLVGDLLDQLVPRGTMDVIRDFAHVLPVTVICDMLGVPAEDTRLFHETTISTRMLDPVPMNESELREANAMFEEQGAYFTNLFERRRRDPEDDLITALVQVGDGGGLTDDELLANVWLLFAAGHETTRNLIGNGLLALHRNPGQLARLQLDPSLIPSAVTELLRYDSPVQFVGRTALEDTDIAGTTIAEGQVVLCLVGAANRDPAKFGEPDLLDFGRSNNRPLSFGGGIHFCLGAQLTQIEGQEAFVGILSRLPGMRLHDADEPSWQPNFAIHGLKTLMASWDPA
- a CDS encoding c-type cytochrome, giving the protein MAVWIFHPATAGHAEKHVQAPLPAREPASADQIERGRYLVNLAGCNDCHTPGYFLGKPDLSHGLAGSDVGFEVAGMGVFVGSNLTPDHETGLGDWTRDDIVTAIKTGVRPDGRILAPIMPWRAFAGLTESDAGAIADYLISLPPISRKVPGPFGPDEKTDIVVMRLTAP
- a CDS encoding SDR family NAD(P)-dependent oxidoreductase, which encodes MIARDLAQAGHTAYASMRDTAQRNADKVADNAAFAKANRVDLRSIELDVQDEGSVVSALSAIIDEHGRLDVLVHNAGHMMYGPLEAFTPEQLAQQYDVNVLGTQRVNRAALPHMRAAKSGLLVWISSSSVAGGVPPLLGPYFAAKAGMDALAVCYAKELAPLGIETSIIVPGAFTKGTNHFANAGHPEDAPVADAYTAAWSDGFADRIQQALAAAVPEDADPASVGRAVVGIVAAVPGKRPLRVHVDPADDGAAVTFAVMDRVREQFLQRIGFSGFPHPAS
- a CDS encoding SDR family oxidoreductase; translated protein: MASSERSVIVTGSSQGIGAAVAERLAQDGWAVTINFSGNEAPAVELAQQVQAAGGNAIAVKADVSDPAQVSQLFDATEQAFGGVDAIVNNAGIMKLTKIVETDDETFDRHIAVNLKGVFNCLREGGRRLRDGGRIVSFSTSVIGLSPPTYGVYGATKAGVEAMSRVLVKELAPRGITVNMVAPGPTATKLFLADKSEAQIEGTAKLIPLGRLGEPGDIAGAVSFLLGPDGAWVNGQVLRVNGGMI